In Hydractinia symbiolongicarpus strain clone_291-10 chromosome 13, HSymV2.1, whole genome shotgun sequence, a single genomic region encodes these proteins:
- the LOC130623439 gene encoding uncharacterized protein LOC130623439 isoform X2 yields MPTGGNMLPLRRPFWFGSDGVKFISPNGAIFTRHYTTINPSLPFQTLPNYSILVYYADSMFSPACGACNLYYRTNISGSDLNKINAKLQKKDPLFNAVNGRILVVTWYQTKGFYANDVNTYQAILASDGSKTYAIINYDEITYYSSPTTPQVRLARVGFKVNNNKLCSFPGTRTNEVLKLTCRSNVFVPGLFVVGLTPNADFQCNSADNLPFDCSHCIGEQTWLTTTCPTVYSPVCGSNGVTYSNRCMFNRERCRARGNLTLARIGECTPVISPSSMVVQPTSVQHPVLSSATSETSPAMNVQPTISLRVNATTNISPSPPLTATSFIRSSLSNISMKTSIKATRMSTVMMRSSSFTSPPPPKNDTLLYPYGTKNGDRILPSGFRYTSWSYYISPMKLFSRTQSRFYIYVSGIITFGNSGYGSIPSSSTFISAYATELDTRYGRGTVYFRETKDYRVLARATRDVLHLHPYSKFRPTRALVVSYIDVSSYYGTNSKHTFQVIVATDETSTYGIMNYQRLDRSNAINGFSEGYCNFRLFQPRYVSTNLVHRSNIGVRGRHVYKLTKEECFKPLTGVYFVTQHTSFYSNYGTLGINYYFARNSVVEKPNVILLEMVTNDITNSICISSRNINDNRMYMTVSYILGRQGRPAYTSSQLNAMVVFGNVDEDETFQYGIIEVQSFTQNIRCNSYWFSSNMNANPTIKLTADIGRDNSQLSRHTNIWLRDVRHSGFKVCYKESMTYSGSRNISVHYMAVAEDKHNITEHGILMFSRGLNSSCKTLFFKLEYIGTPFVFVTPEEISYQGTRGVLISWVKTIRPTYAEVCAMHSEDDAGIRERDMTVHYLVQGKISPCNYVTCPDHLQCRLRANRTYCGCIQQCLNVSSSKTFCGTDFVTYASRCHLYKDHCERYKNLSYPTVKVAHMGKCERFPYQTGVTQLDNVPGIPTVFCKQITLNPIYFGQEGNISVQLTVSWGKVDTNNITHDATASWTEAISIRGFKACVMVAGRHYFGRFDRNPSVHWIAHQNGFSGGSGYWDSGVVNMPTWYTGSRCVSISSRTPFDAAVSFFATVEHTKLRAYENAMTAWAEETKFRSGYNVCARELQNFDGVHEGIRIHWMAINGNFLPFLTENKAFIYSGRYIALGSAIPVVCEKIEYNLQYPMLPNPTVLVSASIYTASVGSGFSNYDTAVWIEYAGVTHLKMCHKQLRDRAFTPSIRITYALLPTLCEAGYTYVKGSCYKDLKGCSPYEASVDRCFNVNGKLPTVTSASEAYFLEQAAGSGQTWIGLSDQLSERQWVWESGSTSSFRRWLPNKPDGGRTENCAVVDGSYNVSGWDDVSCSTCAGVKCQKDADFLKRSCSFYCLNGGSCLSTNQTNQTTTGQFNTSTSYNGTTGVNGLVCKCPEGVVGRRCNIDISSLTECHNYTTHTEAWRKHYRFNATYKPNTTVATFTTQGFTTTPFNYTYSYCDPRNLKNGWHRFNGAAGTRLLDYCTGSRNRCGTPSPGWVYGSHPTVEEGIVKRPLRFFTHYCADDSGEVLIRNCGNFYSYRFTKLPSWSCNYGVCTRD; encoded by the exons atgccgacgggaggaaacatgctacccctacgaaggccattttggtttggaagtgatggtgtgaagttt ATCAGTCCTAATGGAGCGATATTCACACGCCATTACACGACAATTAACCCATCTCTTCCTTTTCAAACCTTACCCAATTACTCCATTTTGGTGTACTATGCTGACTCAATGTTCTCACCAGCATGTGGAGCTTGCAACCTGTATTACCGAACTAATATATCAGGATCAGATTTGAATAAAATCAACGCAAAACTACAAAAGAAGGATCCATTATTTAATGCTGTTAATGGTCGAATATTAGTTGTGACATGGTATCAAACAAAAGGATTCTACGCTAATGAT GTAAACACATATCAAGCCATATTAGCATCTGATGGTTCAAAGACGTATGCTATAATTAATTATGATGAAATCACATATTACTCCAGTCCCACAACACCGCAAGTTCGATTGGCAAGG gTCGGTTTCAAAGTAAACAACAATAAACTATGTTCATTTCCTGGAACAAGAACAAATGAGGTGCTGAAGTTAACATGTCGATCAAATGTGTTTGTTCCTGGGCTATTTGTTGTTGGTTTGACACCTAATGCAGATTTTCAGTGCAATTCAG CTGATAACTTACCCTTCGACTGCTCGCACTGTATTGGAGAACAAACCTGGCTTACCACCACCTGTCCTACTGTCTATTCACCTGTTTGTGGCAGCAATGGAGTTACCTATTCAAATCGATGCATGTTTAACAGAGAAAGATGTCGAGCTAGAGGCAATTTAACCTTGGCTCGCATTGGAGAATGCACAC ctGTTATTTCACCATCATCAATGGTTGTGCAACCCACATCAG ttcaaCATCCTGTGCTCTCTTCAGCTACATCAG AAACGTCACCAGCAATGAATGTTCAGCCAACCATTAGTTTGAGAGTCAATGCAACCACCAATATTAGTCCTTCACCTCCACTGACAG CTACATCTTTTATCCGTTCTTCGCTCAGCAATATCTCGATGAAAACATCAATCAAAG CAACACGAATGTCAACAGTGATGATGAGGTCAAGTTCTTTTACATCGCCTCCACCACCTAAAAACG ACACGTTACTTTATCCATATGGTACCAAAAATGGCGATCGAATTTTGCCTTCTGGATTTCGTTACACTTCTTGGTCGTACTATATCTCTCCCATGAAGCTTTTTTCAAGAACACAAAGCAGGTTTTAT ATATATGTAAGCGGAATTATAACGTTTGGTAATTCGGGTTATGGATCCATACCTAGTTCCAGTACATTCATTTCAGCATATGCAACGGAGTTAGATACTAGATACGGGCGGGGAACTGTATACTTCCGCGAAACTAAGGATTATAGAGTTCTAGCACGAGCTACCAGAGATGTGTTGCACCTGCATCCATACTCTAAATTCAGACCTACCCGCGCCTTGGTTGTCAGTTACATTGATGTAAGCTCATATTATGGAACGAACTCAAAACACACCTTTCAAGTTATAGTGGCGACAGATGAAACGTCAACATACGGCATCATGAATTATCAGCGTTTAGATAGATCAAATGCAATAAATGGTTTCTCAGAGGGTTATTGCAACTTCAGATTATTTCAACCAAGATACGTTAGCACAAATCTAGTGCATAGAAGTAACATTGGAGTTAGAGGTCGCCATGTTTATAAACTTACAAAGGAAGAATGCTTCAAACCTCTTACAGGAGTTTACTTCGTTACACAGCATACTTCATTTTACAGCAACTACGGAACACTAGgcattaattattattttgctAGAAATAGTGTTGTTGAAAAACCTAACGTCATTCTACTAGAAATGGTCACAAATGACATTACAAATTCAATATGCATTTCATCGAGAAACATTAACGATAACAGAATGTACATGACTGTTTCCTACATTCTTGGAAGGCAAGGACGACCAGCGTACACGTCATCTCAATTAAATGCAATGGTAGTGTTTGGCAACGTAGATGAAGACGAAACATTTCAATACGGGATTATAGAAGTACaaagttttacacaaaatattCGTTGCAATTCTTATTGGTTTTCAAGCAATATGAATGCAAATCCAACAATCAAACTCACTGCTGACATTGGACGTGACAATTCTCAATTATCTCGTCACACAAACATTTGGTTACGAGACGTCAGGCATTCTGGCTTCAAGGTTTGCTACAAAGAATCTATGACATACAGTGGAAGTAGAAACATCTCCGTGCATTATATGGCTGTTGCTGAGGATAAACATAATATTACAGAACATGGAATATTGATGTTTTCAAGAGGTCTAAACTCCAGCTGTAAAACATTGTTTTTCAAACTTGAGTACATTGGGACTCCATTCGTGTTTGTTACACCAGAAGAAATTTCATATCAAGGAACAAGAGGAGTATTAATCTCTTGGGTGAAGACAATTCGACCAACCTATGCTGAAGTATGTGCCATGCACTCTGAAGACGATGCAGGTATACGTGAGAGAGATATGACAGTTCATTATCTTGTGCAAGGAAAAATAAGTCCTTGCAATTATGTAACTTGCCCAGATCATTTGCAATGTAGGCTTCGTGCCAATAGAACCTATTGTGGCTGCATTCAACAATGCTTAAATGTATCATCTTCAAAAACATTCTGTGGCACCGATTTCGTTACCTATGCTAGCAGATGTCACTTATATAAAGATCATTGTGAAAGATATAAAAACTTATCATACCCCACTGTCAAAGTAGCTCATATGGGAAAATGTGAAC GTTTCCCTTATCAAACTGGTGTGACGCAGCTTGACAATGTACCTGGTATACCCACAGTTTTCTGCAAACAAATCACATTAAACCCCATCTACTTTGGTCAAGAAGGTAACATAAGTGTACAGCTAACTGTTTCATGGGGAAAAGTGGATACAAATAACATAACCCATGATGCAACTGCCAGCTGGACTGAGGCAATCTCAATTCGAGGCTTTAAGGCTTGTGTTATGGTTGCTGGAAGACATTATTTTGGTAGGTTTGATAGAAATCCAAGTGTACATTGGATTGCGCATCAAAATGGGTTTTCCGGAGGAAGTGGCTATTGGGATTCTGGTGTCGTTAATATGCCTACATGGTATACTGGAAGCCGATGTGTGTCCATATCATCAAGG ACCCCATTTGACGCAGCTGTAAGCTTTTTCGCGACCGTGGAACACACCAAATTGAGGGCATATGAAAATGCAATGACTGCATGGGCAGAAGAAACAAAGTTCCGCAGTGGTTATAACGTTTGTGCAAGAGAATTGCAAAATTTTGATGGTGTACACGAAGGCATTAGGATT CATTGGATGGCAATTAACGGCAACTTCTTGCCATTTTTGACTGAAAATAAAGCATTCATCTACTCAGGGCGATACATTGCATTGGGATCTGCTATACCTGTTGTGTGCGAG AAAATAGAGTACAACCTTCAGTATCCCATGTTGCCAAACCCGACAGTTCTTGTATCAGCATCTATATACACTGCCTCAGTAGGAAGCGGTTTTTCAAACTACGACACAGCTGTCTGGATAGAG TATGCTGGAGTCACGCATTTGAAGATGTGTCACAAGCAACTGCGAGATCGGGCTTTCACACCGTCAATACGAATTACATACGCTTTATTACCAA CATTATGTGAAGCAGGCTATACCTATGTTAAGGGCAGTTGTTACAAAGATTTGAAGGGATGTAGCCCGTATGAAGCCTCCGTTGATCGTTGCTTTAACGTGAATGGGAAGTTACCAACCGTTACAAGCGCAAGCGAAGCTTACTTCCTGGAGCAAGCTGCAGGTTCTGGTCAAACATGGATCGGTTTATCTGATCAACTTTCAGAGAGACAATGGGTGTGGGAAAGTGGCTCTACATCTTCTTTCCGAAGATGGTTACCAAACAAACCAGATGGTGGCCGCACTGAAAATTGTGCTGTTGTTGATGGTAGCTATAACGTATCGGGATGGGACGATGTCTCCTGCTCAACATGTGCAGGAGTCAAGTGCCAGAAGG ATGCCGACTTTTTAAAGCGATCGTGCAGTTTTTACTGTCTTAATGGAGGTAGTTGCTTGAGCACAAACCAGACGAACCAGACAACCACAGGTCAATTTAACACATCAACTAGTTACAATGGTACAACCGGTGTCAACGGTTTGGTTTGCAAGTGTCCAGAAGGGGTTGTTGGAAGGAGGTGTAACATTGACA TTTCATCCTTGACGGAATGTCATAATTACACCACACATACTGAAGCATGGAGAAAGCACTACAGATTCAATGCAACTTACAAACCTAACACCACCGTAGCTACCTTTACAACTCAAGGATTCACCACTACACCATTCAACTACACCTACAGCTACTGTGAtccaagaaatttaaaaaatggttggcATAGGTTTAATGGAGCAGCAGGTACACGTCTGTTGGATTACTGCACAGGATCCCGTAATCGTTGTGGTACTCCAAGTCCTGGTTGGGTATATGGCAGTCATCCAACAGTCGAAGAAGGGATAGTAAAGAGACCCTTACGATTCTTTACTCATTACTGCGCTGATGATAGCGGTGAAGTTCTCATTCGAAATTGTGGTAACTTTTACTCGTATCGATTCACTAAATTACCAAGTTGGTCTTGTAATTACGGAGTATGTACCAGAGATTAA
- the LOC130623439 gene encoding uncharacterized protein LOC130623439 isoform X1: protein MKILNVIILLTEICCLCNATFLQFGTSNGDIALKDEDDTPHKVDTPLSIKFWDADKHTFAISPNGAIFTRHYTTINPSLPFQTLPNYSILVYYADSMFSPACGACNLYYRTNISGSDLNKINAKLQKKDPLFNAVNGRILVVTWYQTKGFYANDVNTYQAILASDGSKTYAIINYDEITYYSSPTTPQVRLARVGFKVNNNKLCSFPGTRTNEVLKLTCRSNVFVPGLFVVGLTPNADFQCNSADNLPFDCSHCIGEQTWLTTTCPTVYSPVCGSNGVTYSNRCMFNRERCRARGNLTLARIGECTPVISPSSMVVQPTSVQHPVLSSATSETSPAMNVQPTISLRVNATTNISPSPPLTATSFIRSSLSNISMKTSIKATRMSTVMMRSSSFTSPPPPKNDTLLYPYGTKNGDRILPSGFRYTSWSYYISPMKLFSRTQSRFYIYVSGIITFGNSGYGSIPSSSTFISAYATELDTRYGRGTVYFRETKDYRVLARATRDVLHLHPYSKFRPTRALVVSYIDVSSYYGTNSKHTFQVIVATDETSTYGIMNYQRLDRSNAINGFSEGYCNFRLFQPRYVSTNLVHRSNIGVRGRHVYKLTKEECFKPLTGVYFVTQHTSFYSNYGTLGINYYFARNSVVEKPNVILLEMVTNDITNSICISSRNINDNRMYMTVSYILGRQGRPAYTSSQLNAMVVFGNVDEDETFQYGIIEVQSFTQNIRCNSYWFSSNMNANPTIKLTADIGRDNSQLSRHTNIWLRDVRHSGFKVCYKESMTYSGSRNISVHYMAVAEDKHNITEHGILMFSRGLNSSCKTLFFKLEYIGTPFVFVTPEEISYQGTRGVLISWVKTIRPTYAEVCAMHSEDDAGIRERDMTVHYLVQGKISPCNYVTCPDHLQCRLRANRTYCGCIQQCLNVSSSKTFCGTDFVTYASRCHLYKDHCERYKNLSYPTVKVAHMGKCERFPYQTGVTQLDNVPGIPTVFCKQITLNPIYFGQEGNISVQLTVSWGKVDTNNITHDATASWTEAISIRGFKACVMVAGRHYFGRFDRNPSVHWIAHQNGFSGGSGYWDSGVVNMPTWYTGSRCVSISSRTPFDAAVSFFATVEHTKLRAYENAMTAWAEETKFRSGYNVCARELQNFDGVHEGIRIHWMAINGNFLPFLTENKAFIYSGRYIALGSAIPVVCEKIEYNLQYPMLPNPTVLVSASIYTASVGSGFSNYDTAVWIEYAGVTHLKMCHKQLRDRAFTPSIRITYALLPTLCEAGYTYVKGSCYKDLKGCSPYEASVDRCFNVNGKLPTVTSASEAYFLEQAAGSGQTWIGLSDQLSERQWVWESGSTSSFRRWLPNKPDGGRTENCAVVDGSYNVSGWDDVSCSTCAGVKCQKDADFLKRSCSFYCLNGGSCLSTNQTNQTTTGQFNTSTSYNGTTGVNGLVCKCPEGVVGRRCNIDISSLTECHNYTTHTEAWRKHYRFNATYKPNTTVATFTTQGFTTTPFNYTYSYCDPRNLKNGWHRFNGAAGTRLLDYCTGSRNRCGTPSPGWVYGSHPTVEEGIVKRPLRFFTHYCADDSGEVLIRNCGNFYSYRFTKLPSWSCNYGVCTRD, encoded by the exons ATGAAAATTTTGAATGTGATAATTCTACTTACTGAAATTTGTTGCTTGTGCAATGCAACATTTTTACAGTTCGGAACATCAAATGGAGATATCGCGTTGAAAGACGAAGATGACACTCCTCATAAAGTGGATACACCATTAAGCATCAAATTTTGGGACGCTGATAAGCATACGTTTGCT ATCAGTCCTAATGGAGCGATATTCACACGCCATTACACGACAATTAACCCATCTCTTCCTTTTCAAACCTTACCCAATTACTCCATTTTGGTGTACTATGCTGACTCAATGTTCTCACCAGCATGTGGAGCTTGCAACCTGTATTACCGAACTAATATATCAGGATCAGATTTGAATAAAATCAACGCAAAACTACAAAAGAAGGATCCATTATTTAATGCTGTTAATGGTCGAATATTAGTTGTGACATGGTATCAAACAAAAGGATTCTACGCTAATGAT GTAAACACATATCAAGCCATATTAGCATCTGATGGTTCAAAGACGTATGCTATAATTAATTATGATGAAATCACATATTACTCCAGTCCCACAACACCGCAAGTTCGATTGGCAAGG gTCGGTTTCAAAGTAAACAACAATAAACTATGTTCATTTCCTGGAACAAGAACAAATGAGGTGCTGAAGTTAACATGTCGATCAAATGTGTTTGTTCCTGGGCTATTTGTTGTTGGTTTGACACCTAATGCAGATTTTCAGTGCAATTCAG CTGATAACTTACCCTTCGACTGCTCGCACTGTATTGGAGAACAAACCTGGCTTACCACCACCTGTCCTACTGTCTATTCACCTGTTTGTGGCAGCAATGGAGTTACCTATTCAAATCGATGCATGTTTAACAGAGAAAGATGTCGAGCTAGAGGCAATTTAACCTTGGCTCGCATTGGAGAATGCACAC ctGTTATTTCACCATCATCAATGGTTGTGCAACCCACATCAG ttcaaCATCCTGTGCTCTCTTCAGCTACATCAG AAACGTCACCAGCAATGAATGTTCAGCCAACCATTAGTTTGAGAGTCAATGCAACCACCAATATTAGTCCTTCACCTCCACTGACAG CTACATCTTTTATCCGTTCTTCGCTCAGCAATATCTCGATGAAAACATCAATCAAAG CAACACGAATGTCAACAGTGATGATGAGGTCAAGTTCTTTTACATCGCCTCCACCACCTAAAAACG ACACGTTACTTTATCCATATGGTACCAAAAATGGCGATCGAATTTTGCCTTCTGGATTTCGTTACACTTCTTGGTCGTACTATATCTCTCCCATGAAGCTTTTTTCAAGAACACAAAGCAGGTTTTAT ATATATGTAAGCGGAATTATAACGTTTGGTAATTCGGGTTATGGATCCATACCTAGTTCCAGTACATTCATTTCAGCATATGCAACGGAGTTAGATACTAGATACGGGCGGGGAACTGTATACTTCCGCGAAACTAAGGATTATAGAGTTCTAGCACGAGCTACCAGAGATGTGTTGCACCTGCATCCATACTCTAAATTCAGACCTACCCGCGCCTTGGTTGTCAGTTACATTGATGTAAGCTCATATTATGGAACGAACTCAAAACACACCTTTCAAGTTATAGTGGCGACAGATGAAACGTCAACATACGGCATCATGAATTATCAGCGTTTAGATAGATCAAATGCAATAAATGGTTTCTCAGAGGGTTATTGCAACTTCAGATTATTTCAACCAAGATACGTTAGCACAAATCTAGTGCATAGAAGTAACATTGGAGTTAGAGGTCGCCATGTTTATAAACTTACAAAGGAAGAATGCTTCAAACCTCTTACAGGAGTTTACTTCGTTACACAGCATACTTCATTTTACAGCAACTACGGAACACTAGgcattaattattattttgctAGAAATAGTGTTGTTGAAAAACCTAACGTCATTCTACTAGAAATGGTCACAAATGACATTACAAATTCAATATGCATTTCATCGAGAAACATTAACGATAACAGAATGTACATGACTGTTTCCTACATTCTTGGAAGGCAAGGACGACCAGCGTACACGTCATCTCAATTAAATGCAATGGTAGTGTTTGGCAACGTAGATGAAGACGAAACATTTCAATACGGGATTATAGAAGTACaaagttttacacaaaatattCGTTGCAATTCTTATTGGTTTTCAAGCAATATGAATGCAAATCCAACAATCAAACTCACTGCTGACATTGGACGTGACAATTCTCAATTATCTCGTCACACAAACATTTGGTTACGAGACGTCAGGCATTCTGGCTTCAAGGTTTGCTACAAAGAATCTATGACATACAGTGGAAGTAGAAACATCTCCGTGCATTATATGGCTGTTGCTGAGGATAAACATAATATTACAGAACATGGAATATTGATGTTTTCAAGAGGTCTAAACTCCAGCTGTAAAACATTGTTTTTCAAACTTGAGTACATTGGGACTCCATTCGTGTTTGTTACACCAGAAGAAATTTCATATCAAGGAACAAGAGGAGTATTAATCTCTTGGGTGAAGACAATTCGACCAACCTATGCTGAAGTATGTGCCATGCACTCTGAAGACGATGCAGGTATACGTGAGAGAGATATGACAGTTCATTATCTTGTGCAAGGAAAAATAAGTCCTTGCAATTATGTAACTTGCCCAGATCATTTGCAATGTAGGCTTCGTGCCAATAGAACCTATTGTGGCTGCATTCAACAATGCTTAAATGTATCATCTTCAAAAACATTCTGTGGCACCGATTTCGTTACCTATGCTAGCAGATGTCACTTATATAAAGATCATTGTGAAAGATATAAAAACTTATCATACCCCACTGTCAAAGTAGCTCATATGGGAAAATGTGAAC GTTTCCCTTATCAAACTGGTGTGACGCAGCTTGACAATGTACCTGGTATACCCACAGTTTTCTGCAAACAAATCACATTAAACCCCATCTACTTTGGTCAAGAAGGTAACATAAGTGTACAGCTAACTGTTTCATGGGGAAAAGTGGATACAAATAACATAACCCATGATGCAACTGCCAGCTGGACTGAGGCAATCTCAATTCGAGGCTTTAAGGCTTGTGTTATGGTTGCTGGAAGACATTATTTTGGTAGGTTTGATAGAAATCCAAGTGTACATTGGATTGCGCATCAAAATGGGTTTTCCGGAGGAAGTGGCTATTGGGATTCTGGTGTCGTTAATATGCCTACATGGTATACTGGAAGCCGATGTGTGTCCATATCATCAAGG ACCCCATTTGACGCAGCTGTAAGCTTTTTCGCGACCGTGGAACACACCAAATTGAGGGCATATGAAAATGCAATGACTGCATGGGCAGAAGAAACAAAGTTCCGCAGTGGTTATAACGTTTGTGCAAGAGAATTGCAAAATTTTGATGGTGTACACGAAGGCATTAGGATT CATTGGATGGCAATTAACGGCAACTTCTTGCCATTTTTGACTGAAAATAAAGCATTCATCTACTCAGGGCGATACATTGCATTGGGATCTGCTATACCTGTTGTGTGCGAG AAAATAGAGTACAACCTTCAGTATCCCATGTTGCCAAACCCGACAGTTCTTGTATCAGCATCTATATACACTGCCTCAGTAGGAAGCGGTTTTTCAAACTACGACACAGCTGTCTGGATAGAG TATGCTGGAGTCACGCATTTGAAGATGTGTCACAAGCAACTGCGAGATCGGGCTTTCACACCGTCAATACGAATTACATACGCTTTATTACCAA CATTATGTGAAGCAGGCTATACCTATGTTAAGGGCAGTTGTTACAAAGATTTGAAGGGATGTAGCCCGTATGAAGCCTCCGTTGATCGTTGCTTTAACGTGAATGGGAAGTTACCAACCGTTACAAGCGCAAGCGAAGCTTACTTCCTGGAGCAAGCTGCAGGTTCTGGTCAAACATGGATCGGTTTATCTGATCAACTTTCAGAGAGACAATGGGTGTGGGAAAGTGGCTCTACATCTTCTTTCCGAAGATGGTTACCAAACAAACCAGATGGTGGCCGCACTGAAAATTGTGCTGTTGTTGATGGTAGCTATAACGTATCGGGATGGGACGATGTCTCCTGCTCAACATGTGCAGGAGTCAAGTGCCAGAAGG ATGCCGACTTTTTAAAGCGATCGTGCAGTTTTTACTGTCTTAATGGAGGTAGTTGCTTGAGCACAAACCAGACGAACCAGACAACCACAGGTCAATTTAACACATCAACTAGTTACAATGGTACAACCGGTGTCAACGGTTTGGTTTGCAAGTGTCCAGAAGGGGTTGTTGGAAGGAGGTGTAACATTGACA TTTCATCCTTGACGGAATGTCATAATTACACCACACATACTGAAGCATGGAGAAAGCACTACAGATTCAATGCAACTTACAAACCTAACACCACCGTAGCTACCTTTACAACTCAAGGATTCACCACTACACCATTCAACTACACCTACAGCTACTGTGAtccaagaaatttaaaaaatggttggcATAGGTTTAATGGAGCAGCAGGTACACGTCTGTTGGATTACTGCACAGGATCCCGTAATCGTTGTGGTACTCCAAGTCCTGGTTGGGTATATGGCAGTCATCCAACAGTCGAAGAAGGGATAGTAAAGAGACCCTTACGATTCTTTACTCATTACTGCGCTGATGATAGCGGTGAAGTTCTCATTCGAAATTGTGGTAACTTTTACTCGTATCGATTCACTAAATTACCAAGTTGGTCTTGTAATTACGGAGTATGTACCAGAGATTAA